The following coding sequences lie in one Apium graveolens cultivar Ventura chromosome 1, ASM990537v1, whole genome shotgun sequence genomic window:
- the LOC141659769 gene encoding protein NLP6-like has product MSEQQQPVEVEDDENSCNLIKNSNKSSCYNNNNNGTNSFHQTGLVEKESLMMMDLDLDLDGSWIFDHISTDPTSPFLLSDHPFSPLWPFSDDTTNNNHDDGGGGGASLSGPVTGVSVPVLPSCDPQSNYDKKQSTNEDKKRVPSPFLGMVPLDYSDGSCLIKERMTQALRYFKESTEQHVLAQIWAPVKKGDGYVLTTSGQPFVLGLNSSGLHQYRMASVMYMFSVNGESNGGLGLPGRVFQQKLPEWTPNVQYYSSKEYPRLDYALHYNVQGTLALPVFEPSGGSCLGVLELIMTSQKINYAPEVDKVCKALEAVNLKSSEILDHSSIQICNKGRQNALADILEILTLVCETHKLPLAQTWVPCRHRSVLAYGGGLKKSCSSFDGSCMGQVCMSTTDVAYYVVDYHMWGFREACAEHHLLKGQGVAGRSFASQSSCFCEDITKFSKPEYPLVHYARMFGLSSSFAICLQSSHTGNDNYILEFFMPPNTLEGNNHYTMLDSMLSTMKKQFRSLKVASGKELDEEGRSVEVIQASVDGDPDSRIVSVQRSESNIIPCNVTKDGENGHFDLSGKQIIQKSDAVTNGATVAGSGATQNGASVSENKDTKKKSERKRGKAEKSISLDVLQQYFAGSLKDAAKSLGVCPTTMKRICRQHGISRWPSRKINKVNRSLSKLKRVIESVQGAEGTFTLTSLAKSSLPAGVGSVSWPVNLNGSSPQNSPGSIPSEVRGEFNDDVQAETIDLPSGGRLQCEDEYVHLRPGYVPELGDGSNRSKTGSGSREHSTGTGTGTPTSHVSAQGSPFNANDSPNDKVVSFLGEQCLKVGVSFELAHQPNEETNLPVAFSVPKVVVGAETEELFGGMLIEDAGSSHDLTNLCQTGGTFLDERIPECSWANQPPSDEFFKGSVPTLEEKPQFSSRPEVKTVTVKATYKEDIIRFRLPLSSGIVKLEEEVSKRVKLDVGMFDLKYLDDDQEWVLIACDADLQECVELSRSSGRNIIRLLVQDIMTNLGSSCESSG; this is encoded by the exons ATGTCTGAACAACAACAGCCAGTTGAAGTTGAAGATGATGAGAACTCATGCAACTTAATCAAGAACTCAAACAAGTCTTCTTGttacaacaacaataataatggTACTAATAGTTTTCATCAAACTGGTTTAGTTGAGAAAGAGTCTTTGATGATGATGGATCTTGACTTGGATCTTGATGGTTCTTGGATCTTTGATCATATTTCTACTGATCCCACTTCTCCTTTTCTTCTCTCTGATCACCCTTTTTCTCCTCTTTGGCCTTTTTCTGATGATACTACTAATAATAATCATGAtgatggtggtggtggtggtgctTCTCTTTCCGGTCCGGTCACCGGAGTTTCTGTTCCTGTTTTACCCTCAT GTGATCCGCAATCAAATTATGACAAGAAGCAATCTACAAATGAGGATAAAAAGCGAGTCCCTTCACCATTTTTGGGAATGGTGCCATTAGATTATTCAGATGGGTCTTGTTTAATTAAGGAAAGGATGACACAAGCTCTTCGATACTTCAAAGAATCAACTGAACAACATGTTTTAGCGCAAATTTGGGCACCTGTGAAGAAGGGAGATGGATATGTGCTCACAACTTCAGGCCAACCGTTTGTTCTTGGCCTCAATAGTAGTGGACTGCATCAGTATAGAATGGCATCGGTGATGTACATGTTTTCTGTTAACGGGGAGAGTAACGGAGGCCTTGGACTTCCTGGTCGTGTCTTTCAACAGAAACTTCCTGAGTGGACACCTAACGTACAGTATTACTCAAGTAAAGAGTATCCTCGTCTTGATTATGCTTTGCATTACAATGTTCAAGGAACTTTAGCTCTTCCGGTGTTTGAGCCTTCTGGTGGGTCCTGTCTTGGTGTGCTTGAGCTCATAATGACTTCACAGAAAATCAATTACGCTCCTGAGGTTGATAAAGTTTGTAAAGCACTTGAG GCAGTAAATTTGAAAAGTTCAGAGATTTTGGATCATTCAAGCATACAG ATTTGTAATAAAGGCCGTCAAAATGCACTAGCTGACATCTTGGAAATATTGACTTTGGTATGTGAAACCCACAAATTACCTCTGGCTCAGACTTGGGTCCCATGCAGACATCGGAGTGTTCTAGCTTATGGCGGTGGTTTAAAGAAGAGCTGCAGTAGCTTTGATGGAAGTTGCATGGGTCAAGTATGCATGTCTACAACTGATGTAGCATACTATGTTGTAGATTATCACATGTGGGGTTTTCGGGAGGCTTGTGCTGAACATCACTTGCTGAAGGGGCAAGGCGTTGCTGGAAGATCTTTTGCTTCCCAGAGTTCCTGCTTCTGTGAAGATATTACTAAGTTCTCCAAACCTGAGTACCCCTTGGTACATTATGCTCGTATGTTTGGACTAAGTAGCTCTTTTGCTATCTGCTTACAGAGTAGTCATACGGGAAATGATAATTACATTTTGGAATTTTTTATGCCGCCTAACACATTGGAGGGTAATAACCATTACACCATGTTGGACTCGATGCTGTCAACAATGAAGAAGCAATTTCGAAGTCTTAAGGTTGCTTCAGGGAAAGAACTTGATGAGGAGGGGAGATCTGTAGAAGTTATACAAGCATCTGTAGATGGAGATCCTGATTCAAGAATTGTATCTGTTCAAAGATCAGAATCTAATATAATTCCATGTAATGTAACGAAGGATGGAGAAAACGGACATTTTGATTTGTCAGGAAAGCAGATAATACAAAAGTCTGATGCAGTAACTAATGGAGCTACTGTTGCTGGATCTGGGGCAACTCAAAACGGTGCTTCTGTGTCAGAAAATAAAGATACAAAAAAGAAATCAGAGAGAAAACGTGGAAAGGCTGAGAAATCTATCAGCTTAGATGTTCTGCAGCAATATTTTGCTGGGAGCCTGAAGGATGCCGCAAAAAGTCTTGGCG TTTGCCCTACAACTATGAAGCGCATATGTAGGCAACACGGGATTTCAAGGTGGCCTTCTCGCAAGATTAATAAAGTTAATCGTTCCCTGTCCAAGTTGAAGCGGGTAATTGAATCTGTGCAAGGTGCTGAAGGTACATTTACTTTAACTTCGTTGGCTAAAAGTTCACTGCCTGCTGGGGTGGGTTCGGTTTCGTGGCCCGTCAATTTGAATGGATCCAGTCCACAGAATTCACCAGGTTCTATACCATCTGAGGTTAGAGGGGAATTTAATGATGATGTGCAAGCTGAAACTATAGATCTTCCTTCTGGAGGAAGGTTACAATGTGAGGATGAATATGTTCACTTGCGACCGGGATATGTACCAGAGTTGGGTGATGGTTCCAATCGGTCGAAAACAGGCAGTGGATCAAGAGAACACAGCACTGGAACTGGCACCGGCACTCCCACTTCACACGTCTCAGCACAAGGTAGCCCCTTCAATGCAAATGATTCGCCAAATGATAAAGTAGTATCGTTTTTGGGTGAGCAATGCTTAAAAGTAGGGGTCTCATTTGAATTGGCTCATCAACCAAATGAAGAAACAAATCTACCTGTTGCATTTTCGGTTCCTAAGGTAGTTGTAGGAGCAGAAACTGAAGAATTATTCGGAGGAATGCTAATTGAAGATGCAGGAAGCTCACATGATTTGACAAATCTCTGTCAAACAGGTGGGACTTTTCTTGACGAAAGGATACCAGAATGCAGTTGGGCAAATCAGCCACCTAGTGATGAGTTTTTTAAGGGATCGGTTCCTACCCTCGAGGAAAAGCCACAATTTTCATCCAGGCCTGAAGTAAAGACTGTCACAGTAAAAGCAACATACAAAGAAGATATAATAAGGTTCCGATTGCCATTAAGTTCTGGCATTGTCAAGTTGGAGGAGGAAGTCTCAAAGAGGGTAAAGTTAGACGTCGGTATGTTTGATCTCAAGTATCTAGATGATGATCAAGAATGGGTTTTAATTGCGTGTGATGCAGACCTGCAAGAGTGTGTGGAACTATCAAGGTCATCAGGACGAAACATAATCAGATTATTAGTTCAAGACATAATGACCAATCTTGGGAGCTCCTGTGAGAGCTCAGGTTGA
- the LOC141718963 gene encoding bidirectional sugar transporter SWEET4-like encodes MISATIIRTIVGVIGNIISLILFLSPAKTFVRICKKGSVEQFSAMPYLATMFNCGMWILYGLPMFHPKAILVLTINGSGFAIEVVFLILYLVYSDSRKQRLQVGAIMAGELGFVALVGLMVGTLVKTVKVRTTIIGSVCMVGCFLMYAAPLSVMRLVIRTKSVKYMPFLLSLFSFLNALCWASYALIGQFDPYLLAPNGLGLLLGTAQLILYATYFKSSKAQETELPVKQNKSEVGLVPIAVDAKKSPSPRV; translated from the exons ATGATTTCCGCAACGATTATTCGAACGATCGTCGGTGTCATAG GGAACATCATTTCGCTCATCCTGTTTTTATCTCCTGC GAAAACGTTTGTGAGGATATGCAAGAAAGGATCAGTGGAGCAATTCTCAGCAATGCCGTATCTGGCAACGATGTTTAACTGCGGTATGTGGATCCTGTACGGTCTTCCGATGTTTCATCCGAAAGCCATCCTGGTGCTGACGATAAACGGGTCAGGTTTCGCGATAGAAGTGGTGTTTTTGATTCTCTACTTAGTTTATTCAGACAGCAGGAAGCAGAGGTTGCAGGTGGGAGCTATAATGGCGGGAGAACTCGGGTTCGTCGCCCTGGTGGGGTTGATGGTGGGAACACTGGTGAAGACGGTGAAAGTGAGGACTACCATCATTGGAAGTGTGTGCATGGTTGGTTGTTTTCTCATGTACGCTGCACCTCTCTCTGTTATG AGGTTGGTGATTAGAACAAAGAGTGTCAAGTACATGCCATTTCTACTCTCCTTGTTTTCATTTCTCAATGCGCTTTGCTGGGCCTCGTATGCTCTTATAGGCCAATTTGACCCTTATCTCCTT GCTCCTAATGGATTGGGCTTGTTGCTGGGGACGGCCCAGTTGATATTATATGCAACCTATTTCAAATCCAGTAAGGCCCAAGAAACGGAGCTTCCAGTTAAACAAAACAAAAGTGAGGTGGGCTTGGTACCAATTGCTGTTGATGCCAAAAAATCTCCTAGTCCGCGTGTCTAA